From the genome of Anopheles funestus chromosome 2RL, idAnoFuneDA-416_04, whole genome shotgun sequence:
GACTTTCTTCTCGTGCTCAACAACAAGTGGCTTAACCTTGGCGTAATGAGTGGAGTGTTACCTCAGTGAATCTTAAGCTAACTGTAACATTAATATAGAAGATAGGAAAGTCACGAAAGCTATAGTTCAGAATGTCCCAAGAAGATAATGGTACGGCATCGGCAGAAGCCGAATTACTTGCCGCTGATGACCAAGGCAATTCGGACGTGAGTTGGTGCACATACAAGACGATGatgaaattttgaatgaaaaaacacttttcccgTTTCTCGTTCCAGGGCACCGTTGAAGGACAAGCGGCAGCAcaattgcagcagcagcaaccgtcACGCGCTGAATCGTTCTTCGCCATCACCAAATCACTGATCATTAGAgcattgattatttatttcatctcTTCGTTCTTTCGCCGTCCAGCACCGGATGCCGGCGTAAACCAGCAGGCAACGGGCAAATCGAAGATTAATGCCTGGAATCTGTTCGACAATGGTACCGTTTTCGATTTGCACGTATACATTTCGGAAGATCAGTACAATGTGGACTTTAACGATCCGAGCAGTTTAGTTTGGCTGCAGGAGGGCCTAATTTACGGCGATTGGTACGGTGGGCGCGAAAAAGATGGCATTTTTACGCTTAACACTCACATCAAAGCCTCCGAGCAGCTGATGAACAATGGATCGATATACCTGCACACGTACGTCACGAAGACGGGTCTCAGCCCAAATCCGGCAGCGGGTGCAGAATTTGCGGGCAAAAACATGGGCCATGCAAGGGCCATGCTGAGCAAATACAAAAGGATCAAGCGCACCAAAACGCATAACTTGCTGGCgggagaaaaggaaaagttcgAGAAGGAGTTGGAAAATGCGCTGGTAGATGATAAGATACTTGCGCACTGGCATCCTAATCTTACGATAAATCTTGTCACGGATCAAACGAATTGGGTGAAAGGATCTGTGCCGCCGCCGTTGGACGAGTACATCAAATTTCTCCCCGGAGGACAAACGTACCTTCCGATCGTTTTCTACAACGACTACTGGAACATGATGAGAGATTATCAACCCATTAACAGCACGACTCCGGTGCTGGAACTGAACCTATCGTATCAACCACTGTCGCTGTTCAAGTGGCAGCTGTACGCGGCCCAAACGATGCGCAATAAGTGGGCGAACAATATGTTCACGGAAGCGCTATCCGGTGGTACCGAGACGGACGAAGATCAAGACTCGTTGAAGGAAGCGTTACTGGACAATAATCCTTATTTGCTGGGCGTGACGATCGTGGTAACGATTCTGCATAGCGTATTCGAGCTGTTGGCATTTAAAAACGACATCCAGTTCTGGAACAACCGCAAGTCGCTGGAGGGTCTCTCCGTTCGATCAGTATTTTTCGGTGTATTTCAATCGTTGATCGTGCTGCTGTATGTGCTGGACAATGAGACAAACTTCATGATTAAGATCAGCTGTCTGATGGGGCTCGGTATTGaggtgtggaaaatccagaaaGTTGTCAACATCAACATTAGCAAGGAAAACCGCGTCTTCGGCTTTCTGCCACGGATCAGCTTCACCGACAAGGGATCGTACGTGGAATCCAGCACAAGGCATTACGATAACCTTGCATTTAAGTATCTAGGATGGGTGTGTTTCCCGCTGCTGGTGGCATACAGCGTATACAGCGTGCTGTATCAGGAGCATAAAGGATGGTATTCGTTTGTGCTCAATATGCTGTACGGATATCTGCTCACCTTCGGCTTCATCATGATGACGCCGCAGCTGTTTATCAACTATAAGCTGAAGTCGGTCGCTCATTTACCGTGGCGAATGTTGACCTACAAATTTTTGAACACGTTCATCGATGATATTTTTGCCTTTGTGATCAAAATGCCTATGATGTACAGAATCGGATGCTTCCGTGACGGTAAGTCTAATGCTTGTGTATCTATTATGAATGTGTAAATACTATAACaatgtccattttttttcggtgttccAGATATTGTCTTCTTTATCTTCCTTTATCAACGCTGGATCTATAAGGTCGATTCGAAGCGTGTGAATGAGTTTGGTTTCTCGGCGGAAATGCTTGAATCCAAGGGCGACGCTACTAAAGCGAACGCAGCGTTGACTGAACCTAGTCCCAGCAGTGGCGATGAGCAGGAGTCACCGGAAACAGCCAGCCAGCCCTCTTCCCCcaatgcaaagaaaaagaagaacaaaaagtcTTCCCCAAAACGCAAGGGAGGCAACAAGTCGGCCACGGATAAGAAAGATGACTAATCTGCTGCACCATTAGTGTAATACAACCCTTAGAACTGCTTTGCCGCCCCCATGCATTGGAGCAAAAACACGTGAGGCAACTGTTGTCTTTATAATTGTATCTTTGGTGCATTCATTGCACTAATCACGAATTTGTTTTCTACCTAtagtatatttaattttcatcataGTTAATCCCAACGACGCAGTATAACAACCTACTGACGATCGTATACAGCTAAAACTAATAGTTATACTACAAGCTTTACTAGGTTCATTCATTGCCCTATAAAGACTATTGTTATGAAATAGTCGTGTAGCAAAGAAAGGAATGAATTAACGGTATGTTTTACAATGATCAAAGTACGTGTTTAGTGTAGTATGATAACTCAAAGCGTGAATTTCAAAAGCGAACAAAGAATTATTCGATTGGccgtcatcgtttttttttttcgttagtgCAAATGCGCTCCATGATGACAAAGTGTCTCAAGCACCATTGGTGCATTTGGTTAAGTTGCACATCGTTTTGATAAGGCACTTTGGGTTATCTTTATTGTTTGTTCAGTTTGCGCGATAGGCGAACGTGCTCCTGGCTTTTGTAAACATTGCTATGCTAATCTCGTTGATCGGACGACCCGATGATCAGCCGGGATATCTTGTGGGGCGTCTCCACTAGATTTTGGTGCGCTTTGTAACGCCGTATATAATGATAAACATAACTGGTGCCGTGGAAATATTCAAACGGGCAACTAAACaagtaaacataaaataataaaatgttctAGTTGTagagaaaagtaaaacatatttcgttttcattttctgctTTTGCTGAATAGATATTCGAAAAGTTCTGTAATGCCGCTCATTACAAGTTAACGAAATGTTgggtatttattttcaaatttatttgtttatctttAGCCAGACAACAAtttgaaagtttgtttttcctgcttGATGACCCCTGATGAGAAATGTCAAAATAGTATCAACATTTCGGTGACGAAAGCAACTCACTGTTTAGCATATTTCCCATCCCGTGCCTAGATGGCAAAACAATTGACCTGAAATGTATTCCGAATGGGCCTCACTGTATCCAATCATAGCGGAAAATATTACCAACGCCCAGTCGCAAAGTGTGCTTGGAAAGTTTAGTATCGTCGGTGGCCGTGATGTTGCGGCTGTGGTTATCAAGCAATTGGCAAGCACACTCGGTATCACCAACAATGCAGAACCGAGCAATCTTCACACGGACCAAGAGGTAAGACGCATCTCAAAGGCAAGCAAACGGTACATAGTTTACTTGCTACACCATCTCCCATCTTCCGTAGGTCCAATGGTGCATGGATGTAATATGCCACGGATTATCGCTACCGCTGTCCGAGCACGACATCATCAAGGACGGTGTGAACATTTACTGCGAATGGATCAGTGCCGTGCTGCCACAGACGAAGATCAGTGTACCACGGCCAATTATCGATGATCCGAATACATACGTTcggaaaataatcaaacatttGTACAATCTCTTTGTGCCTCGCCCTGGAGAAGGTACGGTTTCACTGCCCGGGCAATACACCTAATCgaaaaaaacgcaccaacTACAGTGCATTCTCACACGTGTggtcatgtgtgtgtgcgtgtgtataaGTGTGCATCGGTGTCACGATTTGCACTAATAACCAATATATACTACCACCTTTAGTGTGCAtgcacgtgtgtatgtgtgactCTGTAGCTCTCTATCCGCACTCAATTGGCACCAACTAACTCGATGCACTGATTTTCCAATCTTTCTTCGTTTCAAGTCTGGCCTTTCATTTACAAAGAGGAACTAGGTGAAcgctttaatattttgtttcgtttttttgccgATTGTTTGCACTCAGAGCTAGTACCATGCTAACCCGATGCCTGCCCAAATTTTTACAGGTTCGGATACGATCAATCGACAGGCCGTGCTTTGTCATCGTGTGCTGCGTACCCTGCAGGACACCGCACAAAACTCGCAAATACTCACGGTGGAAACATGGGAAGCGCTGCTCCTCTTTCTGTTAGCCATCAATGATATCCTGCTGGCACCGCCGATCGTTAAGGACGATGTAGGGGATCAGCTGTGCGAACGTGTGCTAAGCGTTTTGTTCGAAGTGTGGCTGTTGGCCTGCAGCAGATGCTTCCCATCGCCGTCGCTATGGAAAACGTTCCAGGAATCGTGTGCCGCCTGGCGTCACCGAATTGCCCTTGTCGAACAATGGAACCGTGTAAACCTGGGACTTACGGCTAAGCTACTTGAATTTACCTACGGTCCAGCGTTTCCAGAAATGAAGATCGGTAAATAAAATTCGAATCATGCATTGTACGCAAAATAATAAGCTCTCTTTTGTAGCTGACGAAGACGCCAATCTTGTGCCGGATGGTATGACCAACGACGGAATTGCGCAAGCTTGGATACGCTTTCTGAAGATCCTCGGAGCACCAACGGATCTTTGCTGTCCGCAGGTGATCAGCCGTACCCCACAGTTTGTCCAAGCGGTGCTACTTAACGCGGATGGGATTGAACCACAGCACCATCCCTGTTTGCTGAACCTTCCACAAATCTTTCTCAAGACGCTGAAAGGAATTGCCGGCTTAGTAGACGCTTTTCTCGGTAGGTAACGAACAGCTGCTGCTCCTTGGTTGTTGATTGTTTCAACTGaaacttttgtccatttttaCAATTACACGTAAGGCATAGCCCAGTTTAGAATGGACGAGCATAATCTTCTAGAAAACTTCAATCAGCTGTCATTCACAAGCGCTGGTGGTGGAATGCATACGAGTAGTGGATCGATCATTAGCTTTAGACACTCGGGAGGCGAGATCAAATCGAGCGCCCTGCGAGCAAGCGGAGGACTCGGGGGTCTTGGTCTCGGTGCCGCATTAGGTGTGGTCGGGTCAGGCAGTAGTTCGACTGCGGGAGCAATGGGTACTGTCTCTAGCGTCGTTACTGgttctggtggtggtggtggtgttggtggtggaaccGGTTGCATAAATAGTGTTAATGTTATAAGCTGCAGTTCGAATGCCGCTAGCACGGGAGTACAGAACAGTGGCAACGGGGGGAGCGGTGTCGGTGCGGGGTTTGGTTTTTCATGCGATGTATCTGCAGCGAGTCAGGGTAAAATCACAATCGTACTAAATATGTTAAACATTAGCAGCCGTTTACTAACTTCATTAAATCCCCCATTTTCGCGCACATCAAACATCCACTCATTCGTCATGCTAACGATCGCAATAATAGCTGACGGCGGTTTGGGATTTTGCAATGGCAAATCATCGTTACTCATCGCTGACGCTAACGGATCGGCTAACTCTCCAACACCGCCGCTACAACGCCGTCTGGCGAAGAGCTTCAGTGTTTCGCCGTCGCTACCGTCCGCACATGCTGTCATCTCGATGGCGCAAGCCAAGGGTTCGTGGACTTACTTGCTTGTTCGTCTCGGAATGTTCGTGTGTCGTTATACGTAGTTTGTTTGATATACTGCTGTCCGCTatatataaattttgtttaaatgccCCTCTTGTCATAGCTGTGTAGTGAATTCTTttctatataaatatatatccTTGTAGCCTATCATAATTTGCCTaatttgcacaaaacaaatttaacacaGGCATGATTGTTGCGCCTCATAGGACAATGTGTAGCGTGTAGTGCCCAAGTGGACAATTTCGCTCGTTTCACATCATTGCACCATTAAACACCTCCGTTTGCACCATTTATCGTTTGTCACCTGTTGTGAGCTTCTTTACAGTTAATGCATTGCATTTTCGGTTCGATTGCAGGATTTACCAAAGGTTCCTTTAGTGGACTAACCAGCAGTCGAAGCTCGTCTAACCATCCAACTAATGCGCCACAATCGGCATCCCTTCCGTCGACTGGATTTTCATGTAAGCTAGCAAATGTTTCTGGGTACATTTACAAATTACAATTTACGTAAAACTTCCTTCTCTTATACCTCAAGCAATGCTATCATTATGTCAAGAAAATCGTTACCCATTAGCTGCAAATCGTCCCAGATGCAATAGTATTTTGCATCTCTTCGGTGAGTGGCTCTTCGATGCGGCACACATTGGAGGTGATACGTGGATGCAAAATACGAAAAGTGAGTTCCACTTTGCACAATAATCCGAATCCCAAACTAATCAACATTCGTCCCTTCTTCCAGAACGCGCAGCCGAAGCCAAACGGCGTCCTTCCTCCATGATCATGGACAACCGGAAGGGTAGTTTGTCACAACCGCCTTCCTTGTCCGAGGTGAACGATGTTGCTCCAGGTCTCACCATTGACAAGTACGAGTCGGGAAAGGCAGAAGCACTTGGTGCTTTGTGTCGCATATTTTGTGCGAAGAAAACGGGCGAAGAAATTCTTCCAGTGTATTTGGCTCGGTTTTATATGGCACTTCACCAAGGACTTAAGACGAACGATAGCCGAGAGTGTATGGAAACGCTTGCCAGCATACTGTACAACTCGTCAGACTTGTTCCGCATTGATCTGGAAGGAATTCAGGTTCTGCTGCCTGCATTCATTGGCGCCTTGGAGCTTATACTGCCGGAGAAGGATCTAAAGATGCGTTCACAGAATGTGGTCATAAACAAAACTGAACTGCGGCGTGCTGCTATCAACATTCTGCTTTCCATGCTGGCCCTTCCGCTTCACTTCCAGACACTTCCCATACGCGACATTATGGGTGGACCGAATGACAGGTGAACGATCTGTCGAAGATCATCACGTTACGCGCTTTGAtaacggttttttgttgttgtccttTTTAACAGGAGTATAACTTTCATTCACCTAAAACCACGCCTTATCAACATTCTCATGAACGCTTTGCAAGTGGAAACGGatccacaaaacacacacatgctgCTGGGTGGGTTGCATCTGTGCGTTCAGGATGCAGTAACATTTGAAGAGACGGAAAAGGGTTCCGCTGAAGTATTGCACTCGTTGCACCCAACTGCTGAAACGTCCAATTTACTTAGCTCGGGTAAGTTTTTGCCAGGAGGAATAAATGCTtacgcattttatttttctttaatgccGCTCGAAAGTTATTCACCGCATTTGCAGCTTTATTTATCAATATAAAACaatgtatgttttctttttttttacaatattttttgtattttttcaccGTCGATTACattatggttttgtttaaaaatacaaacaaaaaaatcattgcttTCCCGTAAATTTTCTGTGCCATCGGAACGATCAACTGACCGAACTGAACCATTTGCCATCGCACCATTTTGTCGCCATCATTTTGTGCACCATTAATGCCGCTGCTAGCCTGCTCCGAGAAGAGTGCCTACTCCATGAACAGCGCCAATTCCAGCATCGGTGGACACAGTACCGCAACACTTAGCAATGAACCTTCTAGTTTGCCGGCTTTTGATGATTTCTCATCCGACATTATTCATGAGTTAGAATTGAGTTCATCTGCAATTTATGGTAATTAGTTAATTTCTTCTCATTCCCTACGTTATGATGCACGTGCTACCTTTATCCCAGTAAATGCTTTGTCTTTCGAAACCGATTTTgtgtaatatttgttttgcatagCTCCTCgctagatttttgttttcatcatttgTATTATTGACCTCTTATTTCAACATATGAGTTGTAGATCGCAACACCTGGTGTTACCTGCACATGTGTTGTATGTGATATAAAAGCACATAAATGGAGGTAGATTGCAAGCAATTTTCTGATGCGTCCCTGTATGATCATGCATTATATGCCGGGAGTTGAGGGCAGTGTAATAATACAGTTTCCTTCCCTCTCAGATAGCGCCCATGCATTGTTTGTGCGAGCAACCTATCTTGTGTGTCACCGTTTGATTTCGTCGTGGAAAACCGACCTCAACGTATCTCTGGCAGCACTGGAATTGTTGACCGGTTTGGCAGGAATGCACGTCAAAGATTCAGGTAATTGCGCTtcatttcaaatcaattaTGAAAGTTCAATGATTGTAACCGCTGATTTGCAGATGTGTTGGAGTGTAAACGGGCTGTTAAGTGGATTTGTGACTACATTTGCTACCAATGTTCTAGACCACCGCCAGCACACATTAAGGATCTGCATAGCACGATCGTGGCCGCGTTTCAGTGTACCTCCGCCTGGTTGATGAACCATCCGTATCTACTGCAGGATAAAGAATGTCTAACAATCGTACTGGAAGTCGTTGAGCTGGGTATATCGGGATCGAAAAGTGTTGGCAAACCGAGCGAACCGGTCAAGTATAAGGACGAGAAAGAGCTGAAACCGGCCAGTATGCGAGTGCGAGATGCGGCCGAAAATATGCTGACCATGATTCTGGAACAGATTGATTACTTTCCGAACGAATGTGGCAAGCAATCGCTGTCGTCCCTTTTGGATGAAGTAGTGCTGGCCAAGCACTCCAACACTTCCGGCGAGCATGTGGGCGAATTGCCCCAAGAGCAAGCGATCAAAAAGTTTAAGTATTTTGTGACGGAAAACTCAACCGTGCTTGCGCTGTTCGAAGAACCGCTCGGCAACGATCAGGATCCTCAACCAACGGTTACAAGTACGTATCACGGAGTTTTGTAATAACGATgcaatgaaataattatttccCTTACTTTTTTGCAGTTCTTATCCGTGGTCCGTTTGGTCGTCATGCTTGGACAATGCAACTGCGGCATCTGTCGAGAAGCAAATCGGGTACGAAATATCATGCACCGAATCCTGGCCGACCTGTACCGATGAACGATATTATGATGCGCCAGGAAATGGAGTACAAGTATTTCCCCGATTCGGTAGATCGTATTCCACCGTGCGTAGTGGACTATTCGATACCGACGCTGGATTCAGCGGAACAAAAGATCGGCAACCAGTCCACCAAACAGTTGGCCCGATTAGTTGAGCAGCAGGTCGGGTATGAAAAGCTCTCGTGGGCCGAAACGGAGTGTTCCGTCGATGGACTGGGACATGCCCAAGAAGCATCACCACCCGCTGTCTGTCACGAATTCCAAGCTGCCCGGTTGTTTTTGTCTCACTTTGGGTTTCTTACGATCGGTCAAAATAATGGTAGTGGACAAAAACTGGACGGTAGTGCACCGTTACTAACGACGCTTGATTCTTCCAAACAGGAGTTTTGTCAAGATTTGAAAATGTTGGATAAAATGTCACCCCGATCATGTGACACAATACACGTGTTCTACGTGAAGGCTGGCCAAAGCACGGAAGCAGAAATTATCGGTAACATGGAGCCAGACAATTTACCGTCCATTGATGCTCATTTCTGGAGAATGCTCTACACGATCGGTTGGCCAGTGAACGTTCAAGAGCACGCAGGCTGGACAGGTTTCGTTGCCAATAGTTGGAAGATTCCGCGTGAGAATAAATCATGCCCACAGACAAACGATGAACAAAGAGGTCGATCACCCGAAGAGTGGCAACTTAATGGCGAGAAAACCGTACTTTACTGGGCGGACGTTTCCTCGGAGATGGCAATTGTGGTGCCGAACCGTAACAACAAAGTGGACAACACTGTTGAGGATACAACGGACGGAAACGGTTGCCCGTCGACAACTTACGAGCGTAGCGTGAGCGAAATTCAACCCCGTTCGTCCTCTGtttcaaccaaccaaccacgGCAATACTCACTGGACAGTGAATCAGCTCGGCTCGGATCGATTAGCAAATCGGCCGATCCAATTCCACCGATGCGCCGCAGAACAGGGGCATCCAAACCCAGCACCCTGTACACTGCACCAACGGCCAAGATTTTGCTCGTTTGGCTGGAAAGCTTTGAGGATCATCTGACGTTCCCGGTGGATAACCTTTTGCACTACACCCGGGCTGGATATTCAGCCCAGCACGGTTCCGTTGCAGCTATCACTTCGGGCGAATGTTTCATCATCTATCTGCACGCACTGTCGTCTAGCTTGCTGCGCGTAAAACTCCAAGGACCGGTAGGGCGTATGAATTTCGCCATTCCTCTAATAGACGGCATGGTCGTCAGCAAACGGGTGATTGGATCACTCATTCGTCAAACTGCTTGCAATATGGCAAAGCGCAAGCGTTTGGACAATGATTCGTAAGTTGCACAattattgaaatgtttcaaaacacatttaaacaaTGTTTCCTATTTTGCAGCTACCAACCACCGCACGTTCGGCGCCGCATCAAGATTCAGGAAATTATGCAAAAGTATAAGAAAGATCTGACCGAGGCAGAGATGCTGGCCGATTTGTTTAAGCCGTCAATATAATGCACGTAATGCAACTTTAAAAAGTATTACACTAATTTATAACTAAACCACAACCTTCGTTTTATTCCGTCTCATCATTTGAGGCTTAACGTTATGCAATTCCAAACTAATGATACAATAAAGTATAAGGTTCGCACAACATGCGCAATCATAACTGATCTATATTTTGCTTCTCaaacatgaattttaattgcttACTTTACTCTTTCCCATATCCTTTTTAAAAGCGTAAGTAATCTTCAACAGAAAATTAGCTTTTTGTAGTATCTCATGCATTACGGAACCTGTATCGGAATGCcatggaaatatttttagcCAAATTTTATGTTGTGTCCCACTGTTCCAGGccggtttttctttccttccagcTTGATCAATAGTGTGCGTGCAAAAGGGCAGAAAAGTACAGGGTTCGTATGCATGGAAAATGTCCGCTGAAGATAAGCATTGAACGATCATGCAAAAATGTttgacaaaaaatagaaaatcacatttataattagataatttgcaaaatatgaattgatttgaattgaattaaaGTAAAATCTGTTCAACACACCAATTCTCGCATTTACCGCCATCTCCACCATACGCGCATCGGGTCAAACCGTGTACACTTGTTTCTTTTGGTGATGTGTGCGTAAGATCTCGCTTGTCTTCGGTTCAAACGATCGCAAGACGCATCTCGCCACTAGTACCAACTCGTTCGCGCAACATAACGGTCGTCGAAAGGGCACACACCGATCGTGGGCAACTTTAGAGCAATTGCAGTGACTGAAGTTTCAGTGGAGAAACGTGTTTTGCGTTGACAAAGCTTGCCTAGCCTTTTGCTATTCGTGTGAGAACGAGGGATTTGCACCAAAAATTCCTTGACGCTTTCCGCGACTGTGCCAATCGTGTTTACCAGCAACGTTCCAGCAGTGGCCTAAGCTAGCCGACGGGTAGGATTAAGTAGTTGATCTTTCAAATCAATACGAgtgttgagcaaaaaaaaaagggcgtGCATACAGGCCAAGAATAAGGGCAGTGTGTTCGATCTAGCTGTGGTAAGAAGGTGGCCAAATGTGTTGTGTGAAATGTTCGAGTAGTGTTCCGACACTACCGAAATAGTGTTGTGCTCGAGCTGAAACTCGACAGAAACGGCGTTTTATTAAGCGGCTCTCCTTCGGGagcaattttg
Proteins encoded in this window:
- the LOC125762824 gene encoding cleft lip and palate transmembrane protein 1 homolog; the encoded protein is MSQEDNGTASAEAELLAADDQGNSDGTVEGQAAAQLQQQQPSRAESFFAITKSLIIRALIIYFISSFFRRPAPDAGVNQQATGKSKINAWNLFDNGTVFDLHVYISEDQYNVDFNDPSSLVWLQEGLIYGDWYGGREKDGIFTLNTHIKASEQLMNNGSIYLHTYVTKTGLSPNPAAGAEFAGKNMGHARAMLSKYKRIKRTKTHNLLAGEKEKFEKELENALVDDKILAHWHPNLTINLVTDQTNWVKGSVPPPLDEYIKFLPGGQTYLPIVFYNDYWNMMRDYQPINSTTPVLELNLSYQPLSLFKWQLYAAQTMRNKWANNMFTEALSGGTETDEDQDSLKEALLDNNPYLLGVTIVVTILHSVFELLAFKNDIQFWNNRKSLEGLSVRSVFFGVFQSLIVLLYVLDNETNFMIKISCLMGLGIEVWKIQKVVNINISKENRVFGFLPRISFTDKGSYVESSTRHYDNLAFKYLGWVCFPLLVAYSVYSVLYQEHKGWYSFVLNMLYGYLLTFGFIMMTPQLFINYKLKSVAHLPWRMLTYKFLNTFIDDIFAFVIKMPMMYRIGCFRDDIVFFIFLYQRWIYKVDSKRVNEFGFSAEMLESKGDATKANAALTEPSPSSGDEQESPETASQPSSPNAKKKKNKKSSPKRKGGNKSATDKKDD